Proteins encoded within one genomic window of Anopheles gambiae chromosome 3, idAnoGambNW_F1_1, whole genome shotgun sequence:
- the LOC1280602 gene encoding calpain-A isoform X1: protein MPAITRTGNRPNEELLKATRRSTQRGIVTSPTTTTTTSSSSSSGRITTTLVKPTLHQSRTRFMPIEFDRNGRAYPKPDPQRPAYVQDYYKLRTDCLRAGKLFEDPEFPADDSSLHFSSFAGRQSQYKWLRPHEISPDAVFDVDGFSRFDIQQGLLGDCWLLAAAANLTTFPVLFSRVVPDDNDRIQGGRKGVDYAGIFHFRFWRFGQWYDVVVDDRLPTIRGQLVYIKSSTKHEFWSALLEKAYAKLFGSYEALSGGSASEAMEDFTGGLTEGYEMKDAPEGLFEMIEKGCNNYAMFACSIEAGAGEMEQVTPQGLVKGHAYSITKAQAVDIETPRVKGKIQLLRLRNPWGNENEWNGAWSDKSPEWRFINEDTKRSIGLTFEVDGEFWMSFPDFRKCFDRVEMCHLSPDCPIALQESRFAWRQCAFEGEWVLGSTAGGCRNYPDTFWHNPQYVIRLDDPDADDEAKLCTLIVSLIQKNRRSKRNKGITCLTIGFAIYRVEPSDLQRKPLPREFFTSHLSAAKSTFINLREVTCRFRLPPGSYVIIPSTFEPNEEGEFMIRVFSECAANMQENDSAIGVGTPTDPSPSKPSAGVGPPSKPSPKDVDTGVTDAQRATMERLFIEVAGEDGEVDWMELKLVLDRCFREDIVKASRGISRTYQSTRTTPLEKQQSVAGTASAAISQTSLERSLCGMWSTLQNLFRDIAGGDNSPPAAANGERRELMRSENVTQVHADPSNPGFSKDACRSMVAMLDEDGSGKLGLAEFQKLLADIARWKGVFKQYDTDQSGRISPFELRAALQSAGYTLNNHIINMLMHRYGSKEGEIWFDDFITCAVKIRTMFDIFKARDLSNRNEARFTLEEWITKTIYS from the exons ATGCCAGCCATAACGAGAACCGGCAACCGGCCGAACGAGGAGCTGCTGAAGGCAACGCGCCGGTCCACCCAAAGGGGCATCGTAACATCcccaacaacgacgacgaccaccagcagcagcagtagcagtggcCGCATCACGACGACACTGGTCAAACCGACGCTCCACCAGTCCCGTACGCGCTTCATGCCGATCGAGTTTGATCGCAACGGT CGTGCCTACCCGAAGCCCGATCCGCAGCGACCGGCGTACGTGCAGGACTACTACAAGCTGCGCACGGACTGTCTCCGGGCGGGCAAGCTGTTCGAGGATCCGGAGTTCCCCGCCGACGATAGTTCGCTGCACTTTTCCTCCTTTGCCGGCCGCCAGTCGCAGTACAAGTGGTTGCGACCGCACGAAATCAGCCCGGACGCGGTGTTCGATGTGGATGGGTTTTCCCGCTTCGACATCCAGCAGGGGCTGCTGGGGGATTGTTGGTTGCTGGCGGCGGCCGCTAATCTTACCACCTTTCCGGTGCTGTTTAGTCGCGTCGTGCCGGATGATAACGATCGTATCCAGGGCGGACGGAAGGGGGTGGACTATGCTGGTATCTTTCACTTTCGCTTCTGGCGCTTCGGTCAGTGGTACGATGTGGTGGTGGATGATCGACTGCCGACCATACGAGGGCAGTTGGTGTACATCAAATCCTCCACGAAGCATGAGTTCTGGAGCGCCCTTTTGGAGAAGGCGTACGCGAAGCTGTTCGGGTCGTATGAGGCCCTGTCCGGTGGATCTGCAAGCGAAGCGATGGAAGACTTTACCGGTGGCTTGACGGAGGGATACGAGATGAAGGACGCTCCCGAGGGGCTGTTCGAGATGATCGAGAAAGGATGCAACAACTACGCGATGTTTGCGTGCAGCATTGAGGCGGGAGCGGGGGAGATGGAGCAGGTGACACCGCAGGGTCTGGTGAAGGGCCATGCGTACTCCATCACGAAAGCGCAAGCGGTGGATATCGAGACGCCACGGGTGAAGGGGAAGATACAGCTGCTCCGGCTGCGCAATCCGTGGGGCAATGAGAACGAATGGAACGGGGCGTGGAGTGACAAGTCGCCCGAGTGGCGCTTCATCAACGAGGACACGAAGCGCTCGATCGGGCTGACGTTCGAGGTGGATGGGGAGTTTTGGATGTCCTTTCCGGACTTTCGCAAGTGCTTCGATCGGGTGGAGATGTGCCACCTCAGCCCGGACTGCCCGATCGCTCTGCAGGAGAGCCGGTTCGCGTGGAGGCAGTGCGCGTTCGAGGGAGAGTGGGTGCTGGGCAGTACGGCCGGTGGGTGCCGCAACTATCCGGACACGTTCTGGCACAACCCACAGTACGTGATCCGGCTCGATGATCCCGATGCGGACGATGAGGCGAAGCTGTGCACGCTGATCGTGTCGCTGATACAGAAGAATCGACGCTCGAAGCGGAATAAGGGCATCACGTGTCTTACGATCGGGTTCGCGATCTACCGGGTGGAGCCGAGTGATCTTCAGCGGAAGCCACTGCCGAGAGAGTTCTTCACGTCGCATCTGTCGGCGGCAAAGTCGACGTTTATTAATCTGCGCGAGGTTACGTGTCGGTTCCGGCTGCCGCCCGGATCGTACGTGATCATACCGTCGACGTTCGAGCCGAACGAGGAGGGCGAGTTTATGATCCGGGTGTTCTCGGAGTGTGCGGCCAACATGCAGGAGAACGATAGTGCGATCGGAGTTGGTACACCGACG GATCCATCACCATCCAAACCTTCAGCTGGAGTTGGTCCACCATCTAAGCCTTCGCCCAAA GACGTAGACACGGGAGTTACTGACGCACAGCGTGCCACCATGGAGCGGCTCTTCATCGAAGTGGCCGGTGAGGACGGTGAGGTCGACTGGATGGAGCTGAAGCTGGTGCTTGATCGTTGCTTCCGCGAAGACATCGTCAAAGCATCCCGTGGCATCTCCCGCACGTATCAAAGCACCCGAACGACTCCACTGGAAAAGCAACAATCTGTGGCCGGCACAGCTTCGGCCGCCATCTCCCAGACGAGCCTGGAGCGAAGCCTGTGCGGGATGTGGAGTACACTGCAGAACCTGTTCCGGGATATTGCCGGTGGAGACAACAGCCCGCCGGCAGCGGCGAACGGAGAGCGTCGCGAGCTGATGAGGAGTGAAAATGTCACCCAAGTGCATG CTGATCCATCCAATCCAGGCTTTTCTAAGGACGCGTGCCGTTCGATGGTGGCCATGCTGGACGAGGACGGCTCCGGCAAGCTGGGATTGGCCGAATTCCAGAAGCTGCTGGCCGATATCGCCCGCTGGAAGGGTGTGTTCAAGCAGTACGATACCGATCAGAGTGGCCGGATCAGTCCGTTTGAGCTGCGGGCAGCGCTACAGTCGGCGGGCTACACGCTGAACAATCACATCATCAACATGCTGATGCATCGGTACGGGTCGAAGGAGGGTGAGATATGGTTCGACGACTTCATTACCTGTGCCGTGAAGATCCGGACCATGTTCG ACATCTTCAAAGCACGGGATCTAAGCAACAGGAATGAGGCTCGCTTCACGCTGGAGGAATGGATCACGAAAACGATCTACTCGTAA
- the LOC1280602 gene encoding calpain-B isoform X2, with the protein MPAITRTGNRPNEELLKATRRSTQRGIVTSPTTTTTTSSSSSSGRITTTLVKPTLHQSRTRFMPIEFDRNGRAYPKPDPQRPAYVQDYYKLRTDCLRAGKLFEDPEFPADDSSLHFSSFAGRQSQYKWLRPHEISPDAVFDVDGFSRFDIQQGLLGDCWLLAAAANLTTFPVLFSRVVPDDNDRIQGGRKGVDYAGIFHFRFWRFGQWYDVVVDDRLPTIRGQLVYIKSSTKHEFWSALLEKAYAKLFGSYEALSGGSASEAMEDFTGGLTEGYEMKDAPEGLFEMIEKGCNNYAMFACSIEAGAGEMEQVTPQGLVKGHAYSITKAQAVDIETPRVKGKIQLLRLRNPWGNENEWNGAWSDKSPEWRFINEDTKRSIGLTFEVDGEFWMSFPDFRKCFDRVEMCHLSPDCPIALQESRFAWRQCAFEGEWVLGSTAGGCRNYPDTFWHNPQYVIRLDDPDADDEAKLCTLIVSLIQKNRRSKRNKGITCLTIGFAIYRVEPSDLQRKPLPREFFTSHLSAAKSTFINLREVTCRFRLPPGSYVIIPSTFEPNEEGEFMIRVFSECAANMQENDSAIGVGTPTDVDTGVTDAQRATMERLFIEVAGEDGEVDWMELKLVLDRCFREDIVKASRGISRTYQSTRTTPLEKQQSVAGTASAAISQTSLERSLCGMWSTLQNLFRDIAGGDNSPPAAANGERRELMRSENVTQVHADPSNPGFSKDACRSMVAMLDEDGSGKLGLAEFQKLLADIARWKGVFKQYDTDQSGRISPFELRAALQSAGYTLNNHIINMLMHRYGSKEGEIWFDDFITCAVKIRTMFDIFKARDLSNRNEARFTLEEWITKTIYS; encoded by the exons ATGCCAGCCATAACGAGAACCGGCAACCGGCCGAACGAGGAGCTGCTGAAGGCAACGCGCCGGTCCACCCAAAGGGGCATCGTAACATCcccaacaacgacgacgaccaccagcagcagcagtagcagtggcCGCATCACGACGACACTGGTCAAACCGACGCTCCACCAGTCCCGTACGCGCTTCATGCCGATCGAGTTTGATCGCAACGGT CGTGCCTACCCGAAGCCCGATCCGCAGCGACCGGCGTACGTGCAGGACTACTACAAGCTGCGCACGGACTGTCTCCGGGCGGGCAAGCTGTTCGAGGATCCGGAGTTCCCCGCCGACGATAGTTCGCTGCACTTTTCCTCCTTTGCCGGCCGCCAGTCGCAGTACAAGTGGTTGCGACCGCACGAAATCAGCCCGGACGCGGTGTTCGATGTGGATGGGTTTTCCCGCTTCGACATCCAGCAGGGGCTGCTGGGGGATTGTTGGTTGCTGGCGGCGGCCGCTAATCTTACCACCTTTCCGGTGCTGTTTAGTCGCGTCGTGCCGGATGATAACGATCGTATCCAGGGCGGACGGAAGGGGGTGGACTATGCTGGTATCTTTCACTTTCGCTTCTGGCGCTTCGGTCAGTGGTACGATGTGGTGGTGGATGATCGACTGCCGACCATACGAGGGCAGTTGGTGTACATCAAATCCTCCACGAAGCATGAGTTCTGGAGCGCCCTTTTGGAGAAGGCGTACGCGAAGCTGTTCGGGTCGTATGAGGCCCTGTCCGGTGGATCTGCAAGCGAAGCGATGGAAGACTTTACCGGTGGCTTGACGGAGGGATACGAGATGAAGGACGCTCCCGAGGGGCTGTTCGAGATGATCGAGAAAGGATGCAACAACTACGCGATGTTTGCGTGCAGCATTGAGGCGGGAGCGGGGGAGATGGAGCAGGTGACACCGCAGGGTCTGGTGAAGGGCCATGCGTACTCCATCACGAAAGCGCAAGCGGTGGATATCGAGACGCCACGGGTGAAGGGGAAGATACAGCTGCTCCGGCTGCGCAATCCGTGGGGCAATGAGAACGAATGGAACGGGGCGTGGAGTGACAAGTCGCCCGAGTGGCGCTTCATCAACGAGGACACGAAGCGCTCGATCGGGCTGACGTTCGAGGTGGATGGGGAGTTTTGGATGTCCTTTCCGGACTTTCGCAAGTGCTTCGATCGGGTGGAGATGTGCCACCTCAGCCCGGACTGCCCGATCGCTCTGCAGGAGAGCCGGTTCGCGTGGAGGCAGTGCGCGTTCGAGGGAGAGTGGGTGCTGGGCAGTACGGCCGGTGGGTGCCGCAACTATCCGGACACGTTCTGGCACAACCCACAGTACGTGATCCGGCTCGATGATCCCGATGCGGACGATGAGGCGAAGCTGTGCACGCTGATCGTGTCGCTGATACAGAAGAATCGACGCTCGAAGCGGAATAAGGGCATCACGTGTCTTACGATCGGGTTCGCGATCTACCGGGTGGAGCCGAGTGATCTTCAGCGGAAGCCACTGCCGAGAGAGTTCTTCACGTCGCATCTGTCGGCGGCAAAGTCGACGTTTATTAATCTGCGCGAGGTTACGTGTCGGTTCCGGCTGCCGCCCGGATCGTACGTGATCATACCGTCGACGTTCGAGCCGAACGAGGAGGGCGAGTTTATGATCCGGGTGTTCTCGGAGTGTGCGGCCAACATGCAGGAGAACGATAGTGCGATCGGAGTTGGTACACCGACG GACGTAGACACGGGAGTTACTGACGCACAGCGTGCCACCATGGAGCGGCTCTTCATCGAAGTGGCCGGTGAGGACGGTGAGGTCGACTGGATGGAGCTGAAGCTGGTGCTTGATCGTTGCTTCCGCGAAGACATCGTCAAAGCATCCCGTGGCATCTCCCGCACGTATCAAAGCACCCGAACGACTCCACTGGAAAAGCAACAATCTGTGGCCGGCACAGCTTCGGCCGCCATCTCCCAGACGAGCCTGGAGCGAAGCCTGTGCGGGATGTGGAGTACACTGCAGAACCTGTTCCGGGATATTGCCGGTGGAGACAACAGCCCGCCGGCAGCGGCGAACGGAGAGCGTCGCGAGCTGATGAGGAGTGAAAATGTCACCCAAGTGCATG CTGATCCATCCAATCCAGGCTTTTCTAAGGACGCGTGCCGTTCGATGGTGGCCATGCTGGACGAGGACGGCTCCGGCAAGCTGGGATTGGCCGAATTCCAGAAGCTGCTGGCCGATATCGCCCGCTGGAAGGGTGTGTTCAAGCAGTACGATACCGATCAGAGTGGCCGGATCAGTCCGTTTGAGCTGCGGGCAGCGCTACAGTCGGCGGGCTACACGCTGAACAATCACATCATCAACATGCTGATGCATCGGTACGGGTCGAAGGAGGGTGAGATATGGTTCGACGACTTCATTACCTGTGCCGTGAAGATCCGGACCATGTTCG ACATCTTCAAAGCACGGGATCTAAGCAACAGGAATGAGGCTCGCTTCACGCTGGAGGAATGGATCACGAAAACGATCTACTCGTAA